One segment of Capnocytophaga sp. oral taxon 878 DNA contains the following:
- a CDS encoding lipid A biosynthesis acyltransferase: MHNKPENNTKWQGKSKGTVLGYRIFVFLMKHLGIRAAYSLLVFVAFYYFLTQWRSNAYMYYYFKERLGYSAVKSVISLYRSYFTFGQTIIDKIAILSGLEDKFTYEFDGVEYLQELLKNRQGGVLISAHIGNFEIAEPFFRKIDLNFQISTVTADLEHSVIKEYIESISKHKPSHQFIFIKEDMSHIFEINESLSNNKIICFTGDRFVEGMRALKASLLGAESTFPAGPFLLASRLRVPVLFVYVMKEKHLHYHLYARVAKVKERNAQALLEAYTENMEQMLQKYPLQWFNYFNFWDEQ; the protein is encoded by the coding sequence ATGCACAATAAGCCTGAAAACAATACCAAATGGCAAGGGAAATCAAAAGGTACGGTACTTGGTTACCGTATTTTTGTATTCCTAATGAAGCACTTGGGTATACGTGCTGCTTATAGCTTATTGGTGTTTGTGGCTTTTTATTATTTTCTTACCCAGTGGCGCTCTAATGCTTATATGTATTATTATTTTAAGGAACGCTTGGGGTATTCAGCAGTAAAATCAGTAATTTCGCTGTATAGGAGTTATTTTACTTTTGGGCAAACTATTATTGATAAGATTGCTATTTTATCGGGATTAGAGGATAAATTCACTTATGAATTTGATGGGGTGGAGTACTTGCAAGAGTTATTGAAAAATAGGCAAGGAGGGGTACTTATTTCGGCCCATATTGGTAATTTTGAGATTGCTGAACCTTTCTTTCGGAAGATAGACCTGAACTTTCAGATTAGTACTGTTACGGCTGATTTGGAGCATTCGGTTATTAAAGAGTATATTGAGAGTATATCTAAGCATAAGCCCTCACATCAGTTTATTTTCATTAAGGAAGATATGTCGCATATTTTTGAGATTAATGAATCTCTTTCTAATAATAAGATTATTTGCTTTACTGGAGATCGTTTTGTAGAGGGTATGCGGGCGCTAAAAGCTTCTCTTTTGGGAGCTGAATCTACTTTTCCTGCAGGGCCTTTCTTGTTGGCTTCGCGGCTGAGGGTACCTGTGCTTTTTGTGTATGTAATGAAGGAGAAGCATTTGCATTATCACCTTTATGCAAGGGTAGCAAAGGTGAAGGAGCGCAATGCGCAAGCCTTGCTTGAGGCTTATACTGAAAATATGGAGCAGATGCTACAGAAATATCCACTACAATGGTTTAACTATTTCAACTTTTGGGATGAACAATGA
- a CDS encoding family 20 glycosylhydrolase, whose product MKRLLLIAGVLLMGCQTAQKEVHFSENDIVIIPQPQSVSVGEGGFWLDDKTTLVYKDSSFGDAATHFRARVQKATGWAMEITQEAPKTNYIEIVRDTSLPAEGYKLVSSTDKVMISAADRNGAEYALQTLRQLLPKEIESATPVKADWVVPVITINDAPEYAWRGLMLDVSRHFFPKEYILETLDRMAMLKLNTFHFHLVDNEGWRIEIKKYPKLTQVGAWRVDQEDKLWDERTPNAADALADPAKNTKKYGGYYTQEDIKEIVAYAAARGITVVPEIEMPAHAMSAVAAYPELSCHKRPIGVPSGAVWPITDIYCAGQEETFAFLEDVLTEVMALFPSKYIHVGGDEATHTEWEKCSKCQKRMKDHHLANVHELQSYFIKRMDSFLTSKGRVLVGWDEIMDGGLANNAVVMNWRGIDVGKKALAQGNPVVLTSDCYIDQYQGLPDYEPIANGGFLPLKKLYHYNLEKEKLTAEERKGVLGSQANLWAEHVGSTKHSEYMIFPRLFALSEIVWTADKQKNWDSFVRRVEAFMERLDVKGVNYARSIYQVVPTVVNEGGNISLKLESEVPTAQILYALNGTDIAAAEKYTAAITLTQTTEYKAFVSGGKVSNTVTTGKVTFHKAIGKPVNYTPTYHRSYQGQGEGTLTNVIRGTKNFHDGQWLGWLGMDTITLALDMEELTEVSEVRVGAMDCQSAGIFYPTKVVVLVSADGKQFKKVGNIAEPCEIRGKTTLKDFVLQFDTEKARYIKIVLTNAVPPKGGDAWLFIDEVLVF is encoded by the coding sequence ATGAAAAGATTGCTGCTTATAGCAGGTGTACTGCTAATGGGTTGCCAAACGGCTCAAAAAGAGGTTCATTTTAGTGAAAATGATATTGTTATCATACCTCAACCCCAATCGGTAAGTGTGGGGGAAGGCGGTTTTTGGCTGGATGATAAGACGACCTTGGTGTATAAAGATAGTTCCTTTGGTGATGCTGCTACCCATTTTAGGGCGCGGGTGCAAAAGGCTACGGGCTGGGCTATGGAAATAACCCAAGAGGCTCCTAAAACGAACTATATTGAGATAGTGCGCGATACGAGTTTGCCTGCTGAAGGGTATAAACTGGTGAGCAGTACCGATAAAGTAATGATAAGCGCTGCTGATAGGAATGGGGCTGAATATGCCTTGCAAACCCTTAGGCAGCTGCTGCCGAAAGAAATAGAGAGTGCTACCCCTGTGAAGGCAGATTGGGTGGTGCCTGTAATAACCATAAACGATGCGCCAGAATACGCTTGGCGTGGGCTGATGCTAGATGTTTCGAGACACTTCTTCCCTAAAGAATATATATTGGAAACATTAGACCGTATGGCAATGCTGAAGCTGAATACTTTTCACTTCCACCTAGTAGATAATGAGGGATGGCGTATCGAAATTAAAAAGTATCCTAAACTTACCCAAGTGGGGGCTTGGCGTGTAGATCAAGAAGATAAGCTATGGGACGAACGTACCCCCAATGCTGCTGATGCATTGGCAGACCCAGCAAAGAATACTAAGAAATACGGAGGATATTACACCCAAGAAGATATTAAGGAAATAGTGGCTTATGCCGCAGCACGAGGTATTACCGTAGTGCCTGAAATAGAGATGCCAGCACACGCTATGAGCGCTGTAGCTGCCTACCCCGAACTATCTTGCCACAAGCGCCCCATAGGAGTGCCATCGGGGGCTGTGTGGCCTATTACGGACATCTATTGCGCTGGGCAGGAGGAGACTTTTGCGTTCTTAGAAGATGTGCTTACCGAAGTAATGGCGCTTTTCCCGAGTAAATACATTCACGTAGGAGGCGATGAGGCTACACATACCGAGTGGGAGAAATGTAGTAAATGCCAAAAACGGATGAAAGACCATCACTTAGCAAACGTACACGAACTACAGAGCTATTTTATTAAAAGAATGGATAGCTTTTTGACCTCTAAAGGTAGGGTACTGGTAGGCTGGGACGAGATTATGGACGGTGGGCTTGCTAATAATGCCGTGGTGATGAACTGGCGCGGTATAGATGTAGGTAAGAAGGCTTTGGCGCAAGGAAACCCAGTAGTGCTTACCAGTGATTGCTATATAGACCAATACCAAGGGTTGCCAGATTATGAGCCTATAGCCAATGGTGGATTTTTGCCGCTAAAGAAATTGTACCATTACAATTTGGAAAAAGAAAAGCTAACAGCAGAAGAACGGAAAGGAGTATTGGGCTCACAAGCTAACCTATGGGCAGAACACGTGGGTAGTACCAAGCACTCGGAATATATGATATTTCCGCGCTTATTTGCCCTATCGGAAATAGTGTGGACTGCTGATAAGCAGAAGAACTGGGACAGCTTTGTACGAAGAGTAGAAGCCTTTATGGAGCGGCTGGATGTGAAAGGAGTGAACTACGCACGCTCCATATACCAAGTAGTGCCTACAGTAGTGAATGAGGGAGGTAATATAAGCCTAAAATTGGAAAGCGAAGTGCCTACTGCACAAATACTTTACGCCTTGAATGGCACAGATATTGCGGCAGCTGAGAAATATACTGCTGCTATTACTCTTACCCAAACTACAGAATATAAGGCTTTTGTATCGGGAGGGAAAGTGAGTAATACCGTTACCACAGGCAAGGTAACCTTTCATAAGGCTATAGGCAAACCGGTGAACTATACTCCTACCTACCACCGCAGCTACCAAGGACAAGGTGAAGGAACACTTACTAATGTGATTAGGGGTACTAAGAACTTTCACGATGGACAATGGCTGGGATGGCTGGGTATGGATACTATAACCCTCGCCCTTGATATGGAAGAACTTACCGAAGTAAGTGAAGTGCGAGTAGGTGCTATGGATTGCCAATCGGCAGGGATATTTTATCCTACAAAAGTGGTGGTATTGGTTTCGGCAGATGGAAAGCAGTTTAAAAAAGTAGGAAACATAGCCGAACCTTGCGAGATACGAGGTAAAACAACCTTAAAAGATTTTGTTTTACAGTTTGATACAGAAAAAGCACGCTATATCAAGATAGTACTTACCAATGCAGTACCACCCAAAGGAGGTGATGCTTGGCTGTTTATAGATGAAGTTTTGGTGTTTTAG
- a CDS encoding HNH endonuclease, which translates to MIIKGYKNIEFENEFKAFMEKEGLKDNTRRNYISWLRFIAKEEFSISRDLVDNDTIINHLEKNKSKRSIYLNENNNDYSDFKAALNKYRKFIAEKSDLIDDIETIIKDEIIPKTEKEQLISARIGQGNYRNKLINLWKKCAISKCEMTELLIASHIKPWSKSTNIEKLDPYNGLLLLPNYDKLFDKGLISFEDNGKIIISPLIKEEEYKVLGISPNDKLFKVYDENKPYLEEHRRIVFHQE; encoded by the coding sequence TTGATAATTAAAGGATATAAAAATATAGAATTTGAAAATGAGTTTAAGGCCTTTATGGAAAAAGAAGGGTTGAAAGATAATACTCGTAGAAATTATATTAGCTGGTTACGATTTATAGCCAAAGAGGAATTCAGTATTAGTAGAGATTTAGTTGATAATGATACTATTATAAATCATCTTGAAAAGAATAAATCGAAGAGAAGTATATATCTAAATGAAAACAATAATGATTATTCTGACTTTAAAGCTGCTCTCAATAAGTACAGAAAGTTTATTGCTGAGAAATCTGATTTAATTGATGATATAGAAACAATTATAAAAGATGAAATTATTCCTAAAACAGAGAAAGAGCAATTAATATCTGCAAGAATAGGACAAGGAAATTATAGAAATAAATTAATAAATCTTTGGAAGAAATGTGCTATTTCTAAATGTGAAATGACAGAATTATTAATCGCATCACATATAAAACCTTGGAGTAAATCTACTAATATAGAAAAGTTAGACCCTTATAATGGACTCTTGCTATTACCTAACTACGACAAATTATTTGACAAAGGACTTATTTCTTTTGAAGATAATGGCAAAATAATTATTTCTCCTCTTATAAAAGAAGAAGAGTATAAAGTTTTAGGTATTAGTCCTAATGATAAACTCTTTAAGGTTTATGATGAAAACAAACCTTATTTAGAAGAACATAGAAGAATAGTATTTCATCAGGAATAA
- a CDS encoding DUF1493 family protein gives MQEEDWETLKKLIAKYTRAKELRLETSVNDELQIQGDDAVDFLMEYVETFRVDMSSFCFDAYFYNEGALSSLWIMKLLGMDKKKQPLYMSQLIEGIERKSLR, from the coding sequence ATGCAAGAGGAGGATTGGGAAACTCTTAAAAAGCTAATTGCTAAATATACGAGAGCAAAAGAATTGCGCTTGGAAACTTCGGTTAACGATGAACTACAAATACAAGGAGATGATGCTGTAGATTTCCTTATGGAATATGTTGAAACATTTCGGGTAGATATGAGTAGTTTCTGTTTTGATGCGTATTTTTACAATGAAGGAGCGCTTTCATCTCTCTGGATTATGAAGCTATTAGGAATGGACAAAAAGAAGCAGCCTTTGTATATGAGCCAACTAATAGAAGGTATTGAACGGAAAAGCCTTAGGTAA
- a CDS encoding dipeptidase → MDSVKSYINENKDRFIAELIELLKMPSISADAAYSQDVLNTADAVKTALEKAGCDKVEICETPGYPIVYGEKIIDPKLPTVLVYGHYDVQPADPIELWESDPFEPVIKKTDLHPDGAIFARGACDDKGQMFMHVKALEYMVKNKVLPCNVKFMIEGEEEVGSESLTWFVKRNHEKLKNDIILISDTGMLANDTPSITTGLRGLSYVEVEVTSANRDLHSGLYGGAVANPINVLTKMIASLHDENNRITIPHFYDKVEELSREERDEMAKAPFSLDAYKKALDIDEVYGETGYSTTERASIRPTLDVNGIWGGYTGQGAKTVIPSKAFAKISMRLVPNQDNKEITELFTKHFESIAPAGVRVKVTPHHGGQGYVTPTNTAAYQAAVKACKETFGKEPIPVRSGGSIPIVALFEEELGSKSILLGFGLDSDAIHSPNEHYGIFNFLKGIETIPWFYHYFTKK, encoded by the coding sequence ATGGATTCAGTAAAAAGTTATATTAACGAAAACAAAGATCGCTTTATTGCTGAACTGATTGAACTGCTGAAAATGCCGTCAATCAGTGCTGATGCCGCCTACTCACAGGATGTGCTAAACACTGCCGATGCCGTGAAAACCGCTTTAGAAAAAGCAGGTTGCGACAAGGTGGAAATATGTGAAACCCCTGGATATCCGATAGTGTATGGGGAGAAAATAATAGACCCAAAACTGCCTACCGTTTTGGTATATGGACACTATGATGTGCAACCAGCTGACCCTATTGAATTATGGGAATCAGACCCTTTTGAGCCGGTAATTAAGAAAACTGACCTTCACCCTGATGGGGCTATTTTTGCTCGTGGTGCTTGTGATGACAAAGGACAGATGTTTATGCACGTAAAAGCCCTTGAGTATATGGTGAAAAACAAGGTGTTGCCTTGTAATGTGAAGTTTATGATTGAGGGTGAAGAAGAAGTAGGATCGGAAAGCCTTACTTGGTTTGTGAAACGCAACCACGAAAAGCTGAAGAATGATATTATCTTGATTTCGGATACTGGTATGCTAGCTAATGATACGCCTTCAATTACTACGGGCTTACGCGGACTTAGCTATGTGGAGGTAGAGGTTACTAGCGCTAACAGAGACTTACACTCGGGATTATACGGAGGGGCTGTGGCAAACCCTATCAATGTGCTTACTAAGATGATTGCATCATTACACGATGAGAATAACCGCATAACTATACCTCACTTCTACGATAAAGTAGAAGAGCTTTCGAGAGAGGAACGCGATGAGATGGCTAAGGCTCCTTTTTCATTGGATGCTTATAAAAAGGCCTTGGATATTGATGAGGTATATGGTGAAACTGGTTACAGCACTACTGAACGTGCCTCTATACGTCCGACCTTAGATGTAAATGGTATTTGGGGTGGTTATACTGGGCAAGGTGCTAAGACGGTAATCCCGAGCAAGGCTTTTGCTAAAATATCAATGCGATTGGTTCCTAACCAAGATAATAAAGAAATTACTGAACTTTTCACTAAACATTTTGAAAGTATAGCTCCTGCTGGAGTGCGTGTGAAGGTGACCCCTCACCATGGTGGACAGGGGTATGTAACTCCTACCAATACGGCTGCTTACCAAGCTGCTGTAAAGGCCTGCAAGGAAACTTTTGGCAAAGAGCCTATACCGGTGCGCTCGGGTGGTAGTATTCCTATTGTTGCTCTTTTTGAAGAGGAATTGGGTAGCAAATCTATCCTTTTAGGTTTTGGTTTGGATAGTGATGCTATACACTCGCCTAATGAGCATTATGGTATTTTCAATTTCTTGAAGGGTATTGAGACTATTCCGTGGTTCTACCATTATTTTACAAAAAAATAA
- a CDS encoding cobaltochelatase subunit CobN → MKKKILTIIAALLVVLAGYFVWRKYIAPTRIALVNFISYQASNIALSNDDSFIKFEEVPLDKLDQLKKYDFVLVWAMGLKINDQQRNQLIDAANRVPFHSFAVTNPDNDISSLSEAEQKKVGDYLMSGNKANYQNLARYIRKYIVGKWFATEPQPPIERKENVYFHLDDERSFSSLNEYEEYIKKNNFYKEGAPRIAIVAGLHEPFGGNKEHLNGVIKALQQQGMNVFPFTAQAKRIEFLTEINPDAIVYFPHGQMMMGQPELFTSWAKKQNIPLFTGLSILSMKADWEKDPMGMSGGFMGQTIVMPELDGALYPYVVIAQEQNKQGYYFLNAIENRAQKFAKIIHNFTQLKHKANADKKLAIVYFKGVGLAPAAAQGLEVEPSLYRFLHQLQAQGYNVGTLPPTLEQFNKLLISHASTFRANAKGDIEKFIATGAPALVEATQLDGWMKNTLPQDLYKQVLAKNGPVPGNYLSTTKDGKNYLAVAQLTFGNVTILPQPPAAISTDDDFKVLHGVQEIPPYAYIGAYLWVQNGLKADALIHFGTHGSLEFTPNKQVALSDYDWADISVGTVPHFYYYSIGNIGEAMMAKRRSYGSIVSYLTPAFTESDMRNTFNTLENNILSYHKAKNEIDKQSIGLHIKKLAVQMGLHRDLRLDSIVTKPYTEEEIERLSNFAEEIATEKINGEFYVMGVPYTPDKINSTLLAMSADPIAYSVATLDKYKGKITEKDLKNRSFFTANYLNPAKSLVNQILAGKPVTTELVCSYAHITADELQKAKEIMAAESGSGMPYFLQQQMKKQEATASSTATTTAHKTDAVGRPTKIKAPAKKEERKPITKEELAELNAKKAKVDYARALVDIEKTIGNVMQYKQGLLESPQAEEKAFFNALNGGYTPPSSGGDAVANPKGVPTGRNLYGVNAESTPSKLAWDRGMALAQNVIAEYQKKHNEYPKKIAYTFWSSEFIETEGVSIAQALYMLGVEPVWDSFGRVGDVRVIPSEELGRPRIDVVIQTSGQFRDLAASRLFLLNKAIQMVSELPEEAFANQVSEGSVTIEKELVAAGISPKEARELSTERIFGGLQGRYDTGIKEMINAGDKWENTKDIAEVYMHNMGALYSSKEGWSKFQEGMFRAAIKNADVLIQPRQNNTWGALSLDHVYEFMGGMNAAIREVNGKEPDAYLADYRNHKNMRMQELKEAVGVEARSTIFNPKYIKEMMKGKASSAGQIAEIVTNMHGWEATRPELIDDAMWNEVYDTYIEDKQKLGVTEFIKKENVAALQEVTAVMLELTRKGLWKATDAQISKLADMHTELTEQFGVSSSQFSSENKKLQDYISKKVDATKAQAYQQQIAASKQSSNAQESKQDAKVLKKEETTLGGEQEKVSLNTVWIGIGVLIAFVGLIVFIRKRRRN, encoded by the coding sequence ATGAAAAAAAAGATCCTAACTATCATAGCAGCCCTCCTTGTAGTGCTCGCTGGCTATTTTGTGTGGCGAAAATACATCGCACCTACACGCATCGCATTAGTAAATTTTATCAGCTATCAGGCTTCCAACATCGCCCTGTCTAATGACGATAGCTTTATCAAGTTTGAAGAAGTCCCCTTGGATAAACTCGATCAGCTAAAAAAATACGACTTCGTACTCGTATGGGCAATGGGACTCAAAATTAACGACCAGCAGCGCAACCAGCTCATCGACGCTGCCAACCGCGTCCCCTTCCACAGCTTCGCCGTTACCAATCCCGATAACGACATCAGTAGCCTGAGCGAAGCCGAACAAAAAAAAGTAGGCGACTACCTAATGAGTGGTAATAAAGCCAACTACCAAAACCTCGCCCGATATATACGCAAATATATTGTCGGCAAATGGTTCGCTACCGAACCACAACCCCCTATCGAACGCAAAGAAAACGTATACTTCCACCTCGATGACGAACGCTCATTCAGCTCCCTCAATGAGTATGAAGAGTACATCAAAAAAAATAACTTCTACAAAGAAGGAGCCCCCCGCATAGCCATAGTAGCAGGACTACACGAACCCTTCGGAGGCAATAAAGAACACCTTAACGGCGTAATAAAAGCCCTCCAACAACAAGGAATGAACGTATTCCCCTTCACAGCTCAAGCCAAACGCATCGAGTTCCTAACCGAAATCAACCCCGATGCCATCGTCTATTTCCCTCACGGGCAGATGATGATGGGGCAGCCCGAACTCTTCACCTCTTGGGCTAAAAAGCAAAACATACCCCTCTTCACAGGGCTATCAATACTATCTATGAAAGCCGATTGGGAAAAAGACCCTATGGGTATGTCCGGAGGCTTTATGGGGCAAACCATTGTAATGCCCGAGCTTGATGGCGCCCTATACCCCTACGTAGTAATCGCTCAAGAACAAAACAAACAAGGCTATTACTTCCTCAATGCTATCGAGAATCGAGCACAGAAGTTCGCCAAAATCATACATAACTTCACCCAGCTTAAGCACAAAGCCAACGCCGATAAAAAACTCGCAATAGTATACTTCAAAGGCGTAGGACTCGCACCCGCTGCAGCACAAGGCTTGGAGGTCGAGCCCTCCTTGTACAGGTTCCTACACCAGCTACAAGCACAAGGCTACAATGTAGGTACTCTACCACCCACTCTCGAGCAGTTCAATAAGCTGCTCATAAGCCACGCCAGCACTTTTAGGGCAAATGCCAAAGGCGATATAGAAAAGTTCATAGCCACAGGCGCCCCCGCTTTGGTAGAAGCTACCCAGCTTGATGGCTGGATGAAAAACACCCTCCCTCAAGACCTTTATAAGCAAGTACTTGCCAAAAACGGACCCGTACCTGGTAACTACCTTAGCACTACCAAGGACGGCAAAAACTATTTGGCTGTAGCACAACTTACCTTTGGTAACGTAACCATCTTGCCACAGCCACCAGCCGCCATCAGTACCGATGATGATTTTAAAGTACTACACGGCGTACAGGAAATACCTCCTTATGCCTACATAGGCGCCTATTTATGGGTACAAAACGGACTCAAAGCCGATGCCCTTATTCACTTCGGTACACACGGCTCATTGGAGTTCACACCCAATAAGCAAGTAGCCCTTTCCGATTATGATTGGGCTGATATATCAGTAGGTACAGTACCTCATTTTTACTACTATAGCATAGGTAATATAGGCGAGGCTATGATGGCAAAACGCCGCTCCTATGGCAGTATAGTATCATACCTTACCCCTGCCTTTACCGAGAGTGATATGCGTAACACCTTTAACACTCTGGAGAATAACATCCTCTCATATCACAAGGCGAAAAATGAAATTGATAAGCAAAGCATAGGCTTGCATATTAAAAAGCTGGCAGTACAAATGGGCTTGCACCGTGATTTGCGCTTGGATAGCATAGTAACCAAGCCTTATACCGAAGAAGAAATAGAACGCTTGTCCAACTTTGCCGAAGAAATAGCTACCGAGAAAATAAATGGTGAGTTTTACGTTATGGGGGTACCTTACACTCCCGATAAAATAAACTCAACTCTGCTGGCTATGAGTGCCGATCCTATAGCGTATAGCGTAGCAACCTTAGATAAATACAAAGGTAAAATAACCGAAAAAGACCTTAAAAACAGAAGTTTCTTCACGGCCAATTACCTAAACCCTGCCAAGAGCTTGGTAAATCAAATATTGGCAGGCAAGCCTGTAACTACCGAGCTGGTATGCAGCTACGCTCACATCACTGCCGATGAGTTACAAAAAGCTAAAGAAATAATGGCTGCCGAAAGCGGTAGCGGTATGCCTTACTTCTTACAACAACAAATGAAAAAACAAGAAGCTACCGCTAGCAGTACTGCCACCACTACTGCCCACAAAACCGATGCTGTAGGGCGCCCTACTAAAATTAAAGCCCCTGCCAAGAAAGAAGAGCGCAAGCCTATTACCAAAGAAGAATTGGCTGAACTTAATGCCAAAAAAGCTAAAGTGGATTATGCCCGCGCTTTGGTAGATATTGAAAAAACCATCGGGAATGTGATGCAGTACAAACAAGGATTGTTGGAGAGTCCGCAGGCGGAAGAAAAAGCCTTTTTCAATGCCTTAAATGGAGGCTATACACCACCTTCATCGGGAGGTGATGCCGTGGCCAACCCCAAAGGCGTACCTACTGGGCGTAACCTATATGGGGTGAATGCCGAAAGTACTCCTTCAAAACTGGCGTGGGACAGAGGGATGGCTTTAGCCCAAAATGTAATTGCCGAATATCAGAAAAAACATAATGAATATCCTAAGAAAATAGCGTATACTTTTTGGAGTTCGGAGTTTATCGAAACCGAAGGTGTATCAATAGCACAGGCTCTTTATATGCTGGGGGTTGAACCGGTATGGGATAGCTTTGGCCGTGTAGGCGATGTGCGTGTTATCCCTTCGGAAGAGTTGGGTCGTCCGCGTATTGATGTGGTGATACAAACCTCTGGTCAGTTTCGTGATTTGGCTGCTTCGCGCTTGTTCTTGCTAAATAAGGCTATACAAATGGTATCGGAATTACCTGAGGAGGCCTTTGCCAACCAAGTGAGTGAGGGTAGTGTGACTATTGAAAAGGAACTGGTAGCGGCTGGTATATCGCCTAAGGAAGCGCGTGAACTATCAACCGAGCGTATTTTTGGTGGCTTGCAAGGGCGTTATGACACTGGTATTAAGGAAATGATCAATGCCGGTGATAAGTGGGAAAATACCAAGGATATTGCTGAGGTGTATATGCATAATATGGGTGCTTTGTACAGTAGCAAGGAAGGATGGAGTAAGTTTCAGGAAGGGATGTTCCGAGCGGCTATCAAAAATGCTGATGTACTTATTCAGCCTAGGCAAAACAATACTTGGGGTGCCCTTAGCTTAGACCATGTGTATGAATTTATGGGTGGTATGAATGCTGCCATACGTGAGGTGAATGGGAAAGAACCTGATGCTTATCTTGCTGATTATAGGAATCATAAAAATATGCGTATGCAGGAGCTGAAAGAGGCTGTGGGTGTGGAAGCGCGCAGTACTATTTTCAACCCTAAATACATTAAAGAGATGATGAAGGGCAAGGCTAGTAGTGCGGGACAAATAGCGGAGATAGTAACTAATATGCACGGCTGGGAGGCTACTAGACCTGAACTGATAGATGATGCTATGTGGAATGAGGTGTATGACACTTACATTGAAGATAAGCAGAAACTGGGTGTTACTGAATTCATTAAGAAGGAGAATGTGGCTGCCTTGCAAGAGGTTACGGCTGTAATGCTAGAGCTTACTCGTAAGGGCTTATGGAAGGCTACTGATGCGCAAATAAGCAAACTTGCGGATATGCATACGGAGCTTACTGAGCAGTTTGGGGTGAGTTCGTCTCAATTTTCATCGGAGAATAAGAAGTTGCAGGATTACATCAGTAAAAAGGTAGATGCTACTAAGGCACAGGCGTACCAGCAACAGATAGCAGCCTCTAAACAAAGTAGCAATGCGCAAGAAAGCAAGCAAGATGCAAAGGTGCTTAAAAAAGAAGAAACTACCTTGGGTGGTGAGCAGGAAAAAGTATCACTTAATACTGTTTGGATAGGTATAGGGGTGCTGATAGCCTTTGTAGGTTTGATTGTTTTTATTCGCAAAAGGAGGAGAAACTAA
- a CDS encoding phosphopantetheine-binding protein, with the protein MSRQEIINLTTRIFVEEFEVDGSVIAPEANFRESLGLDSLDYVDLVVMIEEDFGVKLVEADFKPIITFNDFYTTLENKINAQ; encoded by the coding sequence ATGAGCAGACAGGAAATTATCAACCTTACTACCCGTATATTTGTAGAAGAATTTGAAGTAGATGGCAGTGTGATTGCCCCTGAGGCGAACTTTCGTGAGTCATTGGGATTGGATAGCCTTGATTATGTGGATTTGGTAGTAATGATTGAAGAGGATTTTGGTGTGAAATTGGTGGAAGCTGATTTCAAGCCTATTATTACTTTTAATGATTTTTATACTACCTTAGAAAACAAAATAAATGCACAATAA